In a single window of the Planctomycetia bacterium genome:
- a CDS encoding Bax inhibitor-1/YccA family protein, whose protein sequence is MYETMTWDQRVAADAALSERRTFIQKTYLHVGGALLAYALLLVVLVNFAPVEWMAVAFKGRGGLLILMLAFLGGSYAAQYMAQGHFSKPVQYAGLSLYTALVAFISWPAVYICSTIPGYQGILPQAVIITLAIAAALTVSVFVTKADFSWMRTGLMVLGLLVPAIIIGGIIFDFTLGLWFTAAIGLLICGFILYETSMVMHHYRTSEYVGAALAIFASIATLFRIVLSLLMSSRD, encoded by the coding sequence GTGTACGAAACTATGACGTGGGATCAACGAGTGGCTGCGGACGCTGCGTTAAGCGAACGCAGGACTTTTATCCAGAAAACCTATCTGCATGTGGGCGGCGCATTACTGGCTTATGCATTGTTGCTGGTTGTGCTTGTCAACTTTGCACCAGTCGAATGGATGGCGGTAGCGTTCAAGGGTAGAGGTGGGCTACTGATACTGATGTTGGCGTTCCTAGGCGGATCCTATGCAGCCCAATATATGGCACAAGGACATTTTTCGAAACCTGTTCAATATGCTGGATTATCGCTGTATACCGCCTTGGTTGCCTTTATTTCCTGGCCAGCGGTTTACATTTGTTCCACCATTCCGGGTTATCAAGGCATTTTGCCACAAGCGGTTATTATTACTTTGGCCATAGCTGCTGCACTGACGGTGAGTGTTTTTGTTACCAAGGCCGATTTCTCGTGGATGCGCACAGGACTGATGGTCCTTGGGTTGCTGGTGCCGGCCATTATTATTGGTGGCATCATATTCGATTTTACTCTGGGACTCTGGTTTACGGCTGCAATTGGTTTGCTGATCTGCGGTTTCATTCTTTATGAAACCTCCATGGTCATGCATCACTATAGAACCAGTGAGTATGTTGGTGCGGCATTGGCGATTTTTGCATCCATTGCAACGTTGTTCCGCATTGTCCTCAGCTTGCTGATGTCATCTCGCGATTAA
- a CDS encoding acyl-CoA dehydrogenase family protein: protein MNLKEQQHLLDDVNAFCEEIRPHEELCYLEHKFNDQVLPLAKKYNILGMPVPKALGGRGASAVTYLRALARIGREGTGVRTFFSGQTSIGQAPILAWGNDDQKQRYLPASCRGDKVLAFGLTEPDAGSNPLEMTSTYTRDGKNFLLNGVKYLISNGGIADAIVTFAYPKEGGKISAFIIDTKQPGFQAEDLVAKCGMYASNTAMFQMDNLKVPAENMLGEEGNGFRIAMWSLVTGRLSVAAGCLGVIEDCLAEAINYAKERHQHGKPIAKHQLVQDHIARIEMCRLATDAVVMLAAQAKDACDADPKNQELRAKADILAAQAKYQASNAAWEAADRAVQVFGGRGWSTLYRPGRHLNDVRVCRIYEGTDEILKLKIAMSLLGKEYEAFK, encoded by the coding sequence ATGAATCTTAAAGAACAGCAGCATCTTCTGGATGATGTAAATGCTTTCTGTGAAGAGATACGACCTCACGAAGAATTGTGTTACCTCGAACACAAGTTCAACGATCAGGTACTGCCACTGGCCAAGAAGTACAACATTCTCGGCATGCCTGTACCGAAGGCATTAGGTGGCCGGGGTGCCAGTGCGGTTACTTATCTCCGTGCACTGGCACGAATCGGGCGTGAAGGCACCGGTGTCCGCACGTTCTTTTCCGGCCAGACCAGCATTGGACAGGCTCCCATTCTAGCTTGGGGAAATGATGATCAAAAGCAGCGATACCTGCCTGCCTCCTGCAGAGGCGACAAGGTATTAGCTTTTGGTCTGACCGAACCTGATGCCGGTTCCAACCCACTGGAAATGACCAGCACGTATACGCGTGATGGCAAAAACTTTCTGCTGAACGGAGTAAAGTACCTTATCAGCAATGGTGGCATCGCGGATGCCATCGTCACGTTTGCTTACCCGAAAGAAGGAGGCAAAATCAGTGCTTTCATCATCGATACAAAACAACCGGGATTTCAGGCTGAAGACTTAGTCGCCAAATGTGGCATGTATGCTTCCAATACTGCCATGTTTCAAATGGATAATCTCAAAGTGCCTGCTGAAAACATGCTCGGCGAAGAAGGTAATGGCTTCCGCATTGCCATGTGGTCTCTGGTCACTGGCCGATTAAGTGTAGCTGCAGGTTGCCTGGGAGTTATTGAAGATTGCCTGGCAGAAGCTATCAACTACGCCAAAGAACGTCATCAGCATGGCAAGCCCATTGCCAAGCATCAACTAGTGCAGGATCATATCGCCCGTATTGAAATGTGCAGGCTGGCAACCGATGCCGTGGTAATGTTGGCAGCCCAGGCTAAAGATGCCTGTGATGCTGATCCGAAGAATCAGGAACTGCGTGCGAAAGCTGATATTCTGGCTGCTCAGGCAAAGTATCAGGCCTCCAATGCAGCTTGGGAAGCCGCTGATCGTGCTGTCCAGGTGTTTGGTGGCAGAGGCTGGTCAACACTATATCGACCAGGCCGCCACCTCAATGATGTTCGTGTCTGTCGTATTTACGAAGGCACAGATGAAATTCTGAAGCTGAAAATTGCCATGTCGCTGCTGGGCAAAGAATATGAAGCGTTCAAGTAA
- a CDS encoding penicillin acylase family protein — MGTETTSTPAKPRKRRRWLLRIATVLLAFLLVGSGSAFWYVRSVLNSSLPVLQGSFTTDAIKNALTVERDQQGVPTLIGADLNDLAFGLGVLHAQDRFFQMDLLRRKAAGELAALVGSAAVPLDVQSRKHRFRARMKAIWDASTPEEQEPVKRYCLGVAWGLKNGFSEKGAKPFEYHLLQTEPLPWQPEDCLLCVCAMYMELHNTQAPVEMARTNLHGALPEAVAQFFDPDGTAWDAAIDGSMISVKPLPTAEQFNIRTIPELKNLKAESRVDFTDERPMLGSNNWAVSGKFSKHGGALIADDMHLAINMPNIWYRACLKWTDPDGTQRQACGVTLPGGPSIVAGSNGFVAWGFTNTEGDWLDLIQLETSRENKLAYRTADGWKDLVVHQEMVEVKGGSPVTVPVFETQWGPVCYLDQLTRNYAVRWVAHDPQGVNLNTLQLLKVRDLESALDVANTCGIPHQNFVCGDRSGRIAWTIAGRIPKRTGTPTRVIPAAQKQIEWSGFLKASEYPRVVDPEKGRIWTANNRVVGGEMFAKLGNAGADIGLRAGQIRDRLLAIEKADEKDMLAIQLDSEARSMQKWKTLFMETVQENDASFPKRSELRKLVVSWDGYAGTDGVGYNILNKFRNEVKSIVMQPIESLVSQKALFREGQLAWNQQQLEGPIWTILTQRPIHLLHPRYESWQALLLDAVDRVEQAMQLTGTPFEKQTWGSVNAARVRHPLSQAVPMLGTWLDMPDAPLPGARKDLPRISSPGHGASERFAVSPGKEESGLFHMPGGQSGHPLSPHYRDSHAAWEKGLPTPFLPGPKVHSIIFSVSNPK; from the coding sequence ATGGGAACTGAGACCACGAGCACACCAGCAAAACCACGGAAAAGGCGACGTTGGCTGCTGCGAATTGCCACGGTTCTACTAGCCTTTTTGCTGGTGGGATCTGGCAGTGCATTCTGGTATGTGCGATCCGTTCTGAATTCCAGCCTGCCTGTTTTGCAAGGCTCGTTCACGACTGATGCAATCAAGAACGCATTAACAGTAGAACGAGATCAACAGGGAGTGCCGACGTTGATCGGCGCAGATTTGAATGATCTGGCTTTTGGTCTGGGTGTACTGCATGCCCAGGATCGTTTCTTTCAGATGGACCTGCTCAGGCGAAAAGCAGCTGGTGAATTGGCAGCACTGGTTGGCAGCGCTGCGGTTCCATTGGACGTGCAGTCTCGAAAACATCGCTTCCGGGCACGCATGAAAGCCATTTGGGATGCCTCGACTCCAGAAGAACAAGAGCCAGTCAAACGATATTGCCTGGGCGTTGCCTGGGGTTTGAAGAATGGTTTTTCAGAGAAGGGTGCAAAACCATTCGAGTATCACCTTCTTCAAACAGAACCTCTGCCGTGGCAACCTGAAGATTGTCTGCTCTGTGTCTGTGCCATGTATATGGAACTGCACAATACCCAGGCCCCGGTGGAAATGGCAAGGACCAATTTGCATGGAGCATTGCCCGAAGCTGTCGCCCAGTTCTTCGATCCCGATGGAACTGCCTGGGATGCAGCGATTGATGGAAGCATGATTTCTGTAAAACCATTACCCACTGCAGAGCAGTTTAATATTCGAACCATTCCAGAACTGAAGAATCTCAAAGCAGAAAGCAGAGTTGACTTCACAGATGAAAGACCAATGCTCGGAAGCAATAACTGGGCTGTTTCTGGCAAGTTCAGCAAGCATGGCGGTGCGCTGATAGCTGATGATATGCACCTGGCCATTAATATGCCCAATATCTGGTATCGAGCCTGTCTGAAATGGACTGATCCCGATGGCACACAACGGCAGGCTTGTGGTGTAACACTTCCCGGTGGTCCTTCTATTGTTGCAGGTTCCAATGGCTTTGTAGCCTGGGGCTTTACTAATACAGAAGGTGATTGGCTTGATCTGATACAACTGGAAACCAGCAGGGAAAATAAGCTGGCATATCGCACTGCTGATGGATGGAAGGACCTGGTTGTTCATCAGGAAATGGTTGAGGTCAAAGGCGGATCGCCTGTTACAGTCCCAGTGTTCGAAACACAGTGGGGGCCAGTTTGTTATCTCGATCAATTAACCCGAAACTACGCAGTGCGTTGGGTGGCTCATGATCCACAAGGTGTCAATCTGAACACACTTCAATTGCTGAAAGTGCGAGATTTGGAATCAGCATTAGATGTCGCCAATACCTGTGGCATTCCTCACCAGAATTTTGTGTGTGGTGATCGATCTGGACGAATCGCTTGGACTATTGCTGGCCGAATTCCAAAGCGAACTGGTACACCCACTCGTGTTATTCCTGCTGCGCAGAAACAGATTGAATGGAGTGGTTTCCTGAAAGCTTCAGAGTATCCCCGAGTTGTTGATCCCGAAAAAGGAAGAATATGGACAGCCAATAACCGTGTCGTGGGCGGTGAAATGTTCGCCAAACTGGGAAATGCAGGTGCGGATATTGGTTTAAGAGCAGGACAGATTCGCGATAGATTACTGGCAATTGAAAAAGCAGATGAAAAAGACATGCTTGCCATTCAACTGGATAGTGAAGCTCGCTCGATGCAGAAATGGAAAACGTTGTTCATGGAAACGGTGCAGGAAAATGATGCATCGTTTCCTAAAAGAAGCGAGTTACGAAAACTGGTTGTGTCGTGGGATGGATATGCAGGAACGGATGGAGTTGGTTACAACATTCTCAACAAGTTTAGAAATGAAGTAAAATCGATCGTCATGCAGCCTATTGAGTCGTTAGTTTCTCAAAAAGCACTTTTCCGTGAAGGACAGCTTGCCTGGAACCAACAGCAGTTGGAAGGTCCAATCTGGACGATCTTAACACAACGCCCGATACATCTGCTTCATCCGCGCTATGAAAGCTGGCAAGCCTTGCTGCTGGATGCTGTGGATCGAGTGGAACAGGCTATGCAACTGACTGGTACTCCGTTTGAAAAACAAACCTGGGGATCAGTAAATGCGGCACGAGTTCGGCATCCGCTTAGCCAGGCAGTACCTATGCTCGGTACCTGGCTGGATATGCCAGATGCACCACTGCCTGGAGCAAGAAAAGATCTGCCTCGAATCTCGTCGCCGGGGCACGGTGCTTCAGAGCGTTTTGCAGTATCGCCGGGTAAAGAGGAATCAGGCTTGTTCCACATGCCCGGAGGGCAAAGTGGGCATCCATTATCCCCCCATTATCGAGATAGTCATGCAGCATGGGAAAAGGGGTTGCCTACGCCATTTTTGCCCGGACCTAAAGTGCATTCGATAATCTTTTCCGTTTCGAACCCAAAGTAA
- the rpsO gene encoding 30S ribosomal protein S15 produces MSISKEKKQEIIGAHRQKDKDTGSPEVQVAILTSRIGELTLHLKTHDKDYASRRGLLMMVSKRNSLLTYLRNKDRNRYQSLISKLGLRK; encoded by the coding sequence ATGTCCATCTCGAAGGAAAAGAAGCAGGAAATCATCGGAGCCCATCGTCAGAAAGATAAAGATACCGGCTCCCCTGAAGTTCAGGTAGCAATTCTCACCAGCCGCATTGGTGAATTAACCTTGCACCTGAAGACACACGACAAAGATTACGCCAGCCGTCGCGGATTGTTGATGATGGTCAGCAAACGAAACAGTCTGCTCACGTATCTGCGGAATAAGGATCGTAATCGTTATCAATCCCTGATCAGCAAGTTGGGATTGCGAAAGTAA
- the pnp gene encoding polyribonucleotide nucleotidyltransferase produces the protein MQVHRVERQFGGKTISLETGKIAKQAHGSVIVTMGETMVLVTAVEGKVIEGRDFFPLTVEYREKGYSAGKFPGGYIKREGRPTLKETLTSRLIDRPLRPLFPEHYINEVQVIASVISADDQNDPDVLAMIGASAALAISQMPFKGPTGSVRVGRVDGQLVAFPTYAEVEKSDLDLVVAGKEDGVAMIEGFSKEIPEAAMGDAIMFGHSVCLQVAEMVRELAAKAGKPKSEYVETANPLTKEFRKEYYDEFKKQKQTPGKQERAKAISALKDKIKADFPVSEGSPYTESQVDAALSKLEEVVVRDLALEGTRADGRSHKQIRPLYCEVGLLPRTHGSALFQRGETQALMTITLGTSSDEQKMEGLIGEFSKKFMLDYNFPPFSVGECKPIRTPGRREVGHGALAERSVRAVLPTTEKFPYTIRIVSDITESNGSSSMATVCGSTLALMDAGVPITDPVAGISIGLVKEGDQYVLLTDIMGDEDHYGDMDFKVAGTGRGVTGIQLDLKITAINEEIIRKALQQAREARLDILRTMLGTLRAPRGEINKNAPRLVTIKINPEKIGLLIGPGGKNIKAIQETTKTKIDIAEDGTVFIASSTADGAEAARNKVEAMIEEIKVGRVYEGKVSSIKDFGAFIEIAPGRDGLCHISELADGFVSRVEDVVKVGDIVKVKVIAIDNQDRVKLSRKILMQPEGGAPATPVAIPRFEPAEEGIELPEPGNVMPPPRQEYQPRQDYPPRQDYRGGGQRGGYRGGDRGGDRGGDRGGDRGGQRGGFRGDRGDRGNDRGRGRGHDEGYGQPPQRPDYY, from the coding sequence ATGCAAGTCCACCGCGTCGAACGTCAGTTCGGTGGAAAAACCATCAGTCTTGAAACGGGAAAAATCGCTAAGCAGGCACACGGATCAGTAATAGTCACTATGGGGGAAACCATGGTACTGGTTACTGCGGTTGAGGGAAAAGTGATTGAAGGCCGCGACTTTTTCCCCCTTACGGTTGAATACCGCGAAAAAGGTTATTCTGCTGGGAAATTCCCCGGCGGATATATCAAGAGGGAAGGCAGACCTACCCTCAAGGAAACGCTGACATCACGATTGATAGATCGGCCGTTACGTCCGCTCTTCCCAGAACATTACATCAATGAAGTGCAGGTCATTGCATCAGTTATCTCAGCTGATGATCAGAATGATCCTGACGTGCTGGCCATGATTGGCGCCAGTGCAGCTCTGGCCATTTCACAAATGCCCTTTAAAGGACCGACAGGCAGTGTTCGCGTCGGACGAGTCGATGGCCAGTTGGTAGCCTTCCCTACCTACGCTGAAGTCGAAAAAAGCGATCTTGATCTGGTCGTTGCAGGCAAGGAAGACGGCGTTGCCATGATCGAAGGCTTCTCGAAGGAAATTCCTGAAGCTGCCATGGGCGATGCCATCATGTTCGGGCATTCCGTCTGTCTGCAGGTCGCAGAAATGGTCAGGGAACTGGCAGCTAAGGCTGGCAAGCCAAAGTCTGAGTACGTTGAAACAGCCAATCCCTTGACAAAAGAATTCAGGAAAGAATATTACGACGAATTCAAAAAGCAGAAACAGACTCCAGGCAAACAGGAACGTGCCAAAGCCATCTCAGCGCTGAAGGATAAGATCAAAGCCGATTTCCCCGTTTCCGAAGGCTCGCCTTACACGGAATCGCAGGTTGATGCTGCTCTCAGCAAACTGGAAGAAGTCGTGGTTCGTGATCTGGCTCTGGAAGGCACTCGTGCGGATGGCCGCAGTCACAAGCAGATTCGTCCCTTGTACTGTGAGGTAGGTTTGTTACCCAGGACTCACGGCTCCGCACTCTTCCAGCGTGGTGAGACTCAAGCCCTGATGACCATTACCCTGGGCACCTCCAGTGATGAACAGAAAATGGAAGGGCTAATCGGCGAGTTCTCCAAGAAGTTCATGTTGGATTACAACTTCCCGCCATTCAGTGTAGGTGAGTGCAAACCAATACGCACTCCAGGCCGCCGCGAAGTTGGACACGGTGCTTTGGCTGAACGAAGTGTCCGAGCTGTTCTTCCAACCACAGAAAAATTCCCCTACACCATTCGAATTGTCAGCGACATCACTGAATCCAATGGCTCCAGCAGCATGGCAACCGTGTGTGGATCCACTCTGGCACTGATGGATGCCGGTGTGCCTATCACTGATCCAGTCGCTGGCATTTCTATCGGTCTGGTCAAGGAAGGAGACCAGTATGTGCTGCTGACCGATATCATGGGTGATGAAGATCACTATGGCGACATGGATTTCAAAGTTGCAGGCACGGGCCGTGGTGTTACAGGCATTCAGCTCGATCTGAAAATCACTGCCATCAACGAAGAGATCATTCGCAAGGCACTTCAGCAGGCACGGGAAGCCCGTTTGGATATTCTGCGAACCATGCTCGGCACACTACGTGCACCACGTGGCGAAATCAATAAGAACGCACCACGACTAGTGACCATCAAGATCAATCCGGAAAAGATTGGTTTGCTGATCGGTCCTGGTGGCAAGAATATCAAGGCTATTCAGGAAACTACCAAGACCAAGATCGATATCGCTGAAGATGGAACAGTCTTTATTGCTTCGAGCACTGCTGATGGAGCAGAAGCAGCCCGCAATAAAGTGGAAGCAATGATTGAAGAAATCAAAGTTGGCCGAGTCTATGAAGGCAAAGTCAGTTCCATTAAGGACTTTGGAGCATTCATTGAGATTGCACCAGGACGAGATGGCTTGTGTCACATCAGTGAACTGGCTGATGGCTTTGTCAGTCGCGTTGAAGATGTCGTAAAGGTTGGCGACATCGTTAAGGTCAAAGTTATCGCCATCGATAATCAGGATCGCGTCAAACTGAGTCGTAAGATCCTAATGCAGCCTGAAGGTGGTGCACCAGCAACCCCAGTAGCTATTCCTCGCTTTGAGCCTGCCGAGGAAGGAATTGAGTTGCCCGAACCTGGGAATGTCATGCCGCCACCCCGACAGGAATATCAACCTCGACAGGATTATCCTCCCCGCCAGGATTACCGTGGCGGTGGACAGCGTGGTGGCTATCGTGGTGGAGATCGAGGAGGAGACCGTGGTGGCGATCGAGGAGGTGATCGCGGCGGTCAACGTGGTGGTTTCCGCGGAGATCGTGGCGACCGAGGCAATGATCGTGGTCGTGGCCGGGGACACGATGAAGGCTATGGGCAACCACCACAGCGTCCAGACTATTACTAA
- a CDS encoding 7-cyano-7-deazaguanine synthase, with amino-acid sequence MSEHAKAVLISGGLDSAILVAHLARRSPRSEITPIFIQSGLQWENIELEYMKTYLEKVQHLFSNIKKLVVLSQPVTDLYQQHWSTTGKDVPDASTPDEAVYLPGRNLLLTAKALVWCHLHKVNELALGILGSNPFPDATIDFFETYSRAVQLALGDKKLHIITPFSNMHKPEVMQLGKDLPLEWSFSCIHPQGQLHCGRCNKCAERKQAFIDAGMNDPTKYER; translated from the coding sequence ATGTCAGAACATGCCAAAGCAGTACTTATCAGTGGAGGACTCGATAGCGCGATTCTCGTTGCACATCTCGCTAGACGGTCTCCACGTTCTGAAATCACTCCCATTTTCATTCAATCAGGATTACAGTGGGAGAATATTGAACTCGAATATATGAAGACCTATCTGGAAAAAGTGCAACATTTGTTCAGCAACATCAAAAAACTCGTTGTGCTTTCACAACCAGTAACAGATCTGTATCAGCAGCACTGGAGTACCACAGGAAAAGATGTGCCTGATGCCAGCACACCCGATGAAGCGGTTTATCTTCCAGGCCGAAATCTGCTGCTTACCGCAAAAGCATTGGTGTGGTGTCATCTGCATAAAGTAAATGAGTTGGCATTGGGTATTCTTGGTTCCAATCCGTTCCCTGATGCAACGATAGATTTTTTTGAGACCTACTCACGAGCGGTACAACTCGCATTAGGTGACAAGAAACTGCATATTATTACGCCATTCAGCAACATGCATAAGCCTGAAGTCATGCAACTGGGCAAAGACTTGCCTCTGGAATGGTCTTTCTCCTGTATTCATCCTCAAGGCCAACTTCACTGTGGCCGATGCAATAAATGTGCTGAGCGCAAGCAGGCATTTATTGATGCTGGCATGAACGATCCAACAAAATACGAACGGTGA
- a CDS encoding DinB family protein yields MDTATRDRLIQDYVSGPTTLRNAVRNLTREQLTCRPVAGKMSILEVVCHIVDFDPVYVERMKRTITMDRPALLGADENVFLQKLSYHHRDLNEELTILELTRSSMAKILKHLSLDAWDREGIHNERGPMTLAKMVENMINHIPHHVKFIEEKRKVLGV; encoded by the coding sequence ATGGATACCGCAACTCGTGATCGCCTGATTCAGGATTATGTGTCCGGTCCCACAACCTTGCGAAATGCAGTTCGGAATCTTACAAGGGAGCAACTGACATGCCGACCAGTCGCTGGCAAAATGAGCATTCTGGAAGTGGTGTGTCATATTGTTGATTTCGACCCGGTTTACGTCGAGAGAATGAAACGCACCATTACCATGGATCGCCCTGCTCTATTGGGGGCTGATGAAAATGTATTTCTTCAAAAACTGAGCTATCATCACCGTGATCTGAATGAAGAATTGACCATTCTCGAACTGACGCGAAGTTCGATGGCTAAAATCCTCAAACACTTATCACTCGATGCCTGGGATCGAGAAGGCATTCATAACGAACGTGGCCCCATGACGTTGGCCAAGATGGTTGAAAACATGATCAACCATATCCCACATCATGTGAAATTCATCGAAGAAAAACGGAAGGTTTTGGGCGTTTAA
- the ppk1 gene encoding polyphosphate kinase 1: MSENIRAIQNEVQTRLDDPSLYINRELSWLEFNRRVLEEAADPSVPLLERLKFISIFSSNLEEFFMVRVGGLHQKLQAGINVSNAADRIPPRELIQRINLLVQELTAQQYHLLNNEILPPLAKAGIQLLEVEELTSEDTSYLRSFFNKQILPVLTPLAIDPGHPFPHLSNKTLNLAVMLKRSNQSEPLFAVVQVPAVLQRFVPLPTRSGHCFVPLERVIRMHLPEIFLGMDLMASTVFQVIRNREYEIDDEVEDLLKTMEEELRKRRRGAAVHVYLKNTASIPLVEFLTSSFDLEAEDITHVPSMLDLTGLNQLYALPGYDQLRDAAYVPRQVAEFEQAPSQWAAIRSRDILVHHPYESFHYVLDFIKNAARDEQVLAIKQTLYRAGADSPIIRALQEAADNGKQVTVLVELKARMDEERNILWARELEKAGVHVVFGFVNMKTHCKVCLVVRKEEDGLRRYVHLSTGNYNPQTSRIYTDFGFFTCNEDFGEDSTALFNYLTGYSNVPNWRKLILAPSRLLNFILEKIEKEIDNQKKHKNGRIISKINGLLEPTLVKALYQASQAGVQIDIICRGICSLRPGIKGISDNIRVRSIVDRFLEHSRVFYFGNNNNPEVYIGSADWMDRNLSRRVEVVFPIEHPVLKKRMIDEILAVTLADNVKARELRPDGSWIRVTCDPQKRVRSQSRFLELAAEAASRISSEPGILVPIPVPELQTIPVQQRRRKITGENQRRDSSKPTGS, from the coding sequence ATGAGTGAAAATATCAGGGCAATACAGAATGAAGTGCAGACGAGACTGGATGACCCCTCGCTGTACATCAATCGTGAATTGAGTTGGCTCGAATTCAATAGACGAGTCCTGGAAGAAGCTGCTGATCCATCCGTACCTCTACTGGAACGCCTGAAATTCATTTCCATCTTCAGTTCGAACCTCGAAGAGTTCTTCATGGTTCGTGTCGGCGGATTGCATCAGAAACTGCAGGCGGGAATCAATGTCAGCAATGCTGCAGACCGCATTCCACCTCGCGAGTTGATCCAACGCATCAATCTGCTCGTGCAGGAACTGACTGCGCAACAATATCACCTGCTCAACAACGAGATCCTTCCACCGCTGGCCAAGGCAGGTATTCAGCTTCTGGAGGTGGAAGAACTGACCAGCGAAGATACCAGCTATCTGCGTTCATTTTTTAACAAGCAGATCCTTCCGGTACTGACTCCGCTGGCGATAGATCCCGGGCATCCTTTCCCGCATTTATCCAACAAAACACTTAACCTCGCGGTGATGCTCAAGCGGAGCAATCAGAGCGAGCCGCTCTTTGCCGTGGTTCAGGTACCCGCGGTGTTGCAACGGTTTGTCCCGTTGCCTACCAGAAGTGGACACTGTTTTGTTCCGCTGGAACGTGTGATCCGCATGCACCTGCCCGAGATTTTCCTCGGCATGGATCTAATGGCATCCACCGTGTTCCAGGTCATCCGCAACCGTGAGTATGAAATTGACGATGAAGTAGAAGACCTTCTGAAAACGATGGAAGAGGAACTTCGAAAGCGTCGCCGAGGCGCTGCGGTTCATGTTTATCTGAAAAACACCGCTTCCATACCTCTGGTGGAGTTCCTGACCAGTTCATTTGATCTGGAAGCAGAGGACATCACCCATGTGCCAAGTATGCTCGATTTGACCGGACTTAATCAGCTTTATGCACTGCCTGGATACGATCAGTTACGTGATGCAGCGTATGTACCCAGACAGGTTGCCGAGTTTGAGCAGGCTCCCAGTCAATGGGCTGCTATCCGATCTCGCGATATCCTGGTCCATCATCCCTATGAATCATTTCACTACGTGCTTGATTTCATCAAGAATGCCGCTCGCGATGAACAGGTGCTTGCCATCAAGCAGACGCTCTATCGTGCGGGTGCCGATTCACCCATTATCAGGGCATTGCAGGAAGCTGCAGATAATGGCAAACAGGTAACTGTGCTGGTGGAACTGAAAGCTCGAATGGATGAAGAGCGTAATATCCTGTGGGCTCGAGAACTCGAAAAAGCAGGCGTGCACGTGGTTTTCGGGTTCGTCAACATGAAAACGCACTGCAAAGTCTGTCTGGTTGTCAGAAAAGAAGAAGATGGATTGCGTCGCTATGTGCATTTAAGCACAGGCAATTACAATCCGCAAACATCCCGTATTTACACCGATTTTGGTTTCTTTACCTGTAACGAAGATTTTGGTGAAGACTCAACTGCCTTGTTTAACTACCTGACTGGTTACAGCAATGTTCCTAACTGGCGCAAGCTGATCCTTGCACCCAGCAGGCTGCTGAACTTCATTCTCGAAAAAATTGAAAAGGAAATCGATAACCAGAAGAAACATAAGAACGGCCGAATCATCAGCAAGATCAATGGATTGCTCGAGCCCACTTTGGTGAAGGCACTGTACCAGGCCAGCCAGGCAGGTGTGCAAATAGATATTATCTGCAGAGGTATCTGTTCGTTGCGGCCGGGTATCAAGGGTATCAGTGATAACATTCGCGTACGTTCCATTGTGGATCGATTCCTGGAACACAGCCGCGTGTTTTATTTTGGTAACAACAATAATCCTGAAGTCTATATTGGCTCAGCTGATTGGATGGATAGAAATCTGAGTCGTCGCGTCGAAGTGGTTTTTCCTATTGAACATCCCGTCTTGAAAAAGCGGATGATTGATGAAATACTTGCAGTAACATTGGCGGATAACGTGAAGGCAAGGGAACTGCGCCCCGATGGTTCGTGGATACGTGTCACCTGCGATCCGCAGAAACGAGTCCGCAGCCAGAGTCGTTTTCTGGAACTGGCAGCGGAAGCAGCGTCACGCATTTCATCTGAACCAGGCATCCTTGTGCCAATTCCGGTACCTGAATTGCAGACCATTCCTGTACAACAGCGTCGCCGCAAGATTACTGGGGAAAATCAACGCCGCGATTCAAGCAAACCAACGGGAAGCTGA
- a CDS encoding 6-carboxytetrahydropterin synthase → MHRVTREIHFCYGHRLLNYSGKCRHLHGHNGTAVITIESQQLDQLGMVVDFSEIKRVMQTWIDENLDHKMILHESDPILPLLQQQNEPHYLLKVNPTAENIAKLIYLEAKKHGFPVAEVSLWETENSYATYRE, encoded by the coding sequence ATGCATAGAGTCACACGTGAAATCCATTTCTGTTACGGTCATCGGCTCCTCAATTACAGCGGAAAATGTCGTCATCTGCATGGACATAACGGCACAGCAGTCATCACCATTGAAAGCCAGCAACTGGATCAATTGGGCATGGTCGTTGATTTCAGTGAAATCAAACGGGTGATGCAGACGTGGATCGATGAAAATCTGGATCACAAAATGATCCTGCATGAATCAGACCCCATTCTTCCACTACTCCAACAACAGAATGAACCTCATTATTTGTTGAAAGTTAATCCCACCGCAGAAAACATCGCAAAACTGATCTATTTGGAGGCTAAAAAGCATGGGTTTCCCGTTGCAGAGGTGAGTTTATGGGAAACAGAGAACAGCTACGCAACCTATCGTGAATAG